cccccccatttgctaaggacacccctaaaaaattaaaaattcctaaattaccccccaccctccccaccccctcacctaaattgctctctacaccccccaaacccccccccaccccgctcttcccctccaaaacacctcgccaacgcctaaaacccccccgttcccccttctccctctcgtcgccggcattctcccgatctccgaccacctcgccggcttctcccggaaccacctcgccggcttctcccgaaatttttttttttcacggttcgtgctccgttcggcactggatcgccgaacaaaaggcttctgttcggctgaacagtgccggacagaagccttctgttcggcactgtgcagccgaacagatctgttcggttgagggttgccgaacagaaggcttctgttcggcactgttcagccgaacagaagccttttgttcggcgatccagtgccgaacggagcacgaaccgggaaaaaaaaaatttcgaaacaaggtggaacacgtacctttgcggccgattcttcgtcccaaatcactagttgcttgtccatgcttcgaatggggcttaaatctccttcaaagatcgcctaaacgatgtaaatggatcgaggggtttaaggggggtttgaggggggttttttttttttcttttcaaaacgaaacggaggaggaggaagggggggtgtactgagaaaatttcaagggtaatatggtaattacactaaaggttagtttgggtattttatttttggtttttggggggtgtcctgagcaataggggggtgtatatagaactacccgtcCTCCATCCTTTCCTCCACTTAAGCTGTCTGTGTCATAACCTAGACAGCCGATAAACAAAGAGGAACCGACCGTTGCGATCCTCCACGTTGCGCAGGACACTTTTCCCTTTCGCGGCCTCCTTCTGTACTACGCCTTGCTTGCAACTCGTCCAACCACCATTCCAGTGCCCAAACGGTCCGCTGGATGTTATCGGCCAATAGGAAGCTGCGACATGGATCGTTGCATGGAGGCGATGCAAGGAAAGGGTGGCAAATTCCATCGGACTCTGTCCTCCAGCTCCCGCCCCTTTTCTGGGCTCCGTCCCagctttaaaaaattataaaaagcaTCGGCTCGTCCAAATCTTGGGCTTTGTCTGCTCCCCACTCTCcgatttctcttctctctcctccatgGGCGAGAATTCCGAAACCCCAACGCTAGCAGAGgacccgccgccgccgccgccgctgctgcGGCCGCCGTCGCTGCCGCGGCCGCCGTCGCGAGTGCCGCTTCTCGAACCGGACGAGACGCTCCTCGGCCCCGCCCTCTGCCGCCTCGTGTCCTTCCTCGCCGCCCTCGGATTCCACCACCGCTCCTCCCTGATGGCCCTTGTCCTCTCCGGCTTCGCCTTCGCCCTCCTCGGCATCGCCGTCCCCGTCGCCTCGATCTGCCTCTCCCGCTGCTCCGGCGAGAGCTGCGAGGAGTACCAGGTCGAGCGGTTCGAGATCTGCGTCTTTGTGTCCGACTCGTCTCTGGCCGCCATCTCCCTCATTTGTATCTCCAGGAATCTGTTCAAGTATGGGATACGGAGGTTTCTCTTTGTGGATCAGCATCACGGCCAGACCGAGAGGTTCCAGAAGGAGTACTTCCGCAAGATCCAGGTGGGGAGATGCTCATTCTCTttaaattcttcttcttcttcttaaaatTCTAGTTATGGAGTGGTTTGATTGAGGTGATTTGGGAAATAAATGAGAAAATTAGGCCTAGGTGTTTGAATTAGTAGTAAATTGCACAATTTGGAAAAAATTAACCTGTAAAGATCcgagttttgattttttttttttttgtgtggattTGATTGAAAAGGTCAATAATCTTTGTCGTGGTTGGAAAATGATCTGCACTCGCAATGTTTCTTTGAAAAAATTGATATTGTTTCTGGTGTATGGAGAATGACTTGATGTTCGAGAAACAAAGCAGAAATATGATTTCTGGTGTTTGCTTTTATGAAGTTATGTCCGTTGGATTAAGAAGAAACTGGAAAAGGTTTGCTGTTCTTAGGAATTTGTTAGTATCCATTGGCTGTGTTGCAGGTTATAACTTTGGTGGATATGTTTCCAGTGCTTGATACACGAAACCAATTAGGATCTGCAAGAAGAAATAAGACAAGTTTTCCTGCTACCTATGTGGGTGTGATTTCAATGACAATCCTTGTTCCAACATGCATTCTCCACCTAAACAAGTTACTGGATGATAGTGGAACAAACTTTTTTCATATACCTCTTTAATAGGCTTTAGGCTAGCACATTTGTTGCTAGTAATCCTACTCCCTTTTCATAGAGTTTACAATCCCTGTCTTCGCACTTGGTGCCCTTACTTGACCAATAAACACCTTAAGACTAGATCATTTCTGTCACGTGTTTAGTTATTTATTTGGAAATATCCAAGGTATTTAACCTTTCACAGTAGCAGCAATTGGCTCCATTCGTTCTTTCTATCCTTGTTGTTCTAAGAGTCTGGTGATATTTTAATCTCACTCAATTACACTTGCTTCTTAAAGTTCGGAAGTTTGGCATTAGTTACCTTGAAAAACATATGCAGCTGTAAGATTGCTTATTGCTAATGCATCACCATCTTGTGTCTtaaccttcttttttttggacTTGCAATCTTGTCTCAATTTCTTGCCATGGAACTGTTCTAGCTTTTTGGCCATGTATGGCATCTATTGCTGGTTCAGAACCCAATCGAGGCTTGAAAACTCAGTTTTGGTTTTAGTTTCAGCCATTGGAGTGAGCTTTGCATGGGGGAGTTTTGGCAACTGTTGCCGCTggaattttggaaattttggTGTTTCAACTTCAATTTCTGCAGAGAATTAATGAGAATGGTTCTTATGTCTTTTAAAATATCTAGATCAAAATCAGTGATTTATATTATGGGTAAGAATGCATTTGAGCATTAACTCTAATTGTATTGGTATAATCTGTTTCTTATTAGTACACTGGAAGTTTGATTTGAGGGGCATTTGCTTTGTGCAATGGTAAAAGGCTTAGGCTAACAAGTGCAATGACACTGTTCGAGTACTGGTTTAGCCACTTTGTGCAAAAAAAATGTTTGCCCTTCTTGGATCACCGTACGATAACTAGGTAATATGGTTTTACAAGGTGATGTAGCTCAAATGGTAGAGCGCTCGTTTAGCATGTGAGATGTACGGGGATTGATTCTCCACATCTCCACTTTTTTAGCATTGAGCCTTGGTGCAATGGTTAGGTTGCTAGATTATGAGCCAGGTGTTATGGGTTCAAAACTTGAAAACAACCTCTTCACATATAGGAGTGAGACAATGTGCATCAGACCCTCGCTTGACCCGGTGGTGGTGGGAGCCTCGCCTACTAGGCCACCTTTTTTAACATTAAAGTTTgataatacatacatacatacctacctacatacgtacatacatactaACAATCAAATACAGATATTTGCATTGTACACTTGCATTATGCATCGTTATCATATTTATCTTGATGGCTCTCTGTATTTGTCAGGTTTACATAAACACAAGATTATGTGCTTTGAAAGCTGTAAGCATGCTGTGTTgtgattttttctttatttggaaGTTTCAGATGCACAAATACAGCTTAGATAGTCATTAGATCTGTTTAAAATGTTTGAGGAAAGTGGAAACTAGTTTAACAGAATGTTCTTCAagttttttttggcaaaatTGCATTTGATAGCCAAGAATTTGTAGTTTACTTTGGTTTTAAGGTAAACTgttccaaaattcaaaattacccACCTTTTGTTAGCGATTACTTATGTGGCACGTTCTCTTATATTCTCTACAGTAGTTAAAAGATTTTTACTGATGGAATTACAATGCACGTCTGGATTTTTACAGTTTCATGCTattaaaataatacaatttGTTTTCATTAGATGAATGCAGATTTTATATACTCCCATCTATATTGAAAATTTCACTTACACTTTATGGCAGGATTTCTTTTGTCTGCTCCTTTGGTGGATATTGCCATGCCTTGTTGTGAAGATTACCCGTGAAATCTTTCGCTTTGTATACATCTTCCATGAGTCAATATGGAAATCCATTGTGGTTTTGTTAGCTTCTATTATCTCATGGGCATATttgatcataatttttttatctgCTTGTACTTTGTTCAATTTGGTTTGCAATTTACAAGTTATTCACTTTGAGGACTATAGTAAACTTTTGGAAAGAGATGCAGATGCTTTGGTATATTTGGAAGAACATGTACGCCTTCGTTATAATCTCTCCAAGATCAGCCATAGATTCCGCATATTTCTTCTATTGCTCTTCTTATTTGTCACGGCAAGTCAGTTTGTGATTCTTTTTCAGACCACAGGATATGGTGGGAAAGTGAATTTCACGAATGCTGGGGGATTAGCTGTAAGTTTCTTTTTGTCAATCATACAAGTGACTTatagatttcttttgtttttttaaataatattaggAGCTACCCTTAAACTTTTTCTTGAAACTGGCAGGTATCTTCAGTTGTTCAAGTTGTTGGTGTAGTCCTTTGTTTGCATGCAGCTGCTAAAATTTCACATAGGGCTCAAGGCGTTGCATCAGTAGCCAGTAGATGGCATGCATTGATAACATGCAGTTCCTGTGATTCTTCTCAAATGAGAACTACAAACAGCTCTGCTAACTTGGAGGTCATTCCGGCAAATTTATTATTGGCAGATTATTCGGAAAGCGACTTGGAATCATTAGACAGTGCTGCAGTGCAAAGCAATTCTCAATTGGTTTCTTATATGTCCTCGTACCACAAGAGGCAAGCCCTTGGTATGTAAACTTTCCAgacctaaatttttttttgatgcttcTCAGTTTGGATGTTCTTAGTAGTTAGGAAAACCAATAAAGCTTGTCCAACAAGTTTCACTTAGCTGTGGTCTATTTGATTTTTCCCCTCTTAATATCAGCACAACTGTTCCATAATTGTAGTAGATTGTTGCATTTGGCTTTTAGTTAGTTCTGTTTAACCAAACTTGGCATTAATTCTTTGAGTTTTAACATACTACCAATTTGTGGGAACTTATTCTGACATGAAGCATAGTGCTCTTAATAGACACGAGCTGCCGAGCCCTTATTCTACTAATAGCATAATTTGAATATCGTATTGACTTAAAATACTCATTGCCTGTTCTTGTGATTACATCACTGCAAGTAAATAATTACATAAAGTCAGAAAGGAACCATTGAAGTTATTTTCCTTCTTTCAGACATTATTTTTTAAGACATTTTCATGATATCATCCTAGCAtgtgtcatttttttttctttttcttttttatgttttaaCCTAGGGCCCAATCATAATCTTGATGGTGCAATTAATTTCATGGAATTTAAGTGATGAGCTTCTTAGACATTACTAGATCAAGTGAATCTATATGATATTCTGCACTGACCTTAGCTGTATCAAACTCGTAAATGATTTATTCCTTCTTAATATCATGCTATTTAGGTGATGGAAACTATCTGCTGCAGAGATACTAACAGCCACATGGTATTTGAGATGATGACATGTTCAATTGACCATAACTGTAGTTGTCATCCTCTGCAGTAAATCACAAACTCTTTAAGTGCCCATTAGGTCATTCTCTGCTCATCATGCATCACCAGCCTTAGAGTCATCATTGGAGAAATTGCTTTGCCCTTCTCCCCAACTTCCATTTGGTTGGCTACAAGTCTCATCCTTCAAGAATGCTCTGGAACTTGTATAAGCTTCATCAGTAGAAAAGCAGTTTTTCAACTTTTGCTAATAATTTTTCTAGAGGACATTTCTTAATAAATTATACAAGGCAAAACTGACAATATGAGAATCAATTTATGTTGAACTTGATAAAACAAGTTAATTTGAGCATCTGTGTAGGCTTAACTTGGACTTTTTTTAACACTTATGAGCAATGCCTTGATTTTTGTCCTTTGTtgtataaaattttgaaaaacatgatggaaattttaaaaaatactaGATAATTCTAGTTTAAACATTGCGCAAGTATTATAACATGCTTAAACATtttagtgtttcaggcaaatgaCTGCACAACCTTCAtttctgaaaaatttgatgaTCCAAATCATGTTAAGAGTTGATATATACGTAAAAAAAAGTTGAATAGTTCATATTACGTAATCAAATCATAATGTTTATTGCTTGAACTAATTTCATGTCTCTAGCAGAAGATTTAATtttcattcttatttttctaAGATATTTATAATTTTGAACATGCTATAGGTTATAATAGATGTGTCTAAACTAATTCATTGTTTAGACTTTAGAGGCAAAAGCTCTATTTTTTAATCTTTATATTTTACAAAATATTTGGGCAATAGGTAATAAAGTTTGTAATATTTATGTTCTAGTCTTTAAAAATTGTAGAGTATAGGTATCCCTGAAAATTGTAGAGCATAGGGGAAACGACTccaatttttctttaattttgaagaaaaatctttaaaaagtttataaattttgagttaaagaaatcCAATCTTTCCATTTCTTTATGCTTGTTTGAGAATAATCTAGTGCCAAAATAAGCTCGTCGAAACAATGTAACAAATTGAAGTGAAGTTGGAAGAAGAAGTTATAGAGAAACAGGAGATGTGCATAAATACATGTTGAAATCCTAAGGTGAATCAAAGAATAGGAACTTTTGGCTGCGCAAGGAGTTTGTGCTACACAGGAACAATGCAGCAATATGTACTTGGTTAATGGGATACAATAGTTAAGACAATTTTCTAAAGGCAACACAAATACCCTCtccctcctttcttctctctttataTTAATATTAGGAAAAATTATATGAAAACCCCCTCAACTTAGGGTTATTTTTACCTAGTATTCGTcgagtttaaaagttttaatgtgGTTATTGAAGTTAGTTAAGTGGTTCAATGTGACAACTTAGGGTTATTTTTACCTAATATTTTTcgagtttaaaagttttaatatgGTTACTGAAGTTAGTTAAGTGGTTCAATGTGACCCAAGCCCCACTTGGTGCCCAATGCCATTAAGATGTCGTGTAAAAGGACATAATTACCGCCCTCTCCAgtccttttctttgtttcttcccAAGATACACCCCTTCtccaaaactcttctctctcttccccctttTCCGTCACCTCTCGTTGGTAGAGACCATGAGATAAGATCCTATTCCCCATCTCCACTGGGTCCTAAGAGTTGGTGGCATTAAATGCAGTCCAATTGAGCTCGAACCTGTCACGTTCTTTCCATCTGTTGTTGAATTACCATTCCTCTTCCTCCACTTGTCCTTTGCCGCTGACGAAGAGGACCTCCTCTCCTTGTCCCGGGTCCAGAAGCTCTTGGACATCTTTCTCATAAGAAAAGTTCCACATGATCCTCTTCAATAGTAAGGGATCCTCTCTTGTTCCCTGGTCATCGACCTCATATCCGACTTCTTTGAGCATGGTGTCAAAGCCCTCGATAATTGCAATGCTATTAGGGATGGGATTGACTATATCTAGTAGTGGAAGAAGCACCTCGCGGTCTCGTAGCCCTCAATCCTTCCCATAAGACCCTCAATGAGGGCTAGCTCCGCGGCTCCGCCACACCCTCAAGGCCCTCGCTAACCTCACCATTCCCATGCTTAATGAGGAGGCTGGCTGCATCTTTAACCATTGCAACCCACTTGCAGCATtagatggaaagaaaaagacaatgatGAGGAAGGCATATTTTCCCCAGGTTAGCTTCTAGTTTTCTTTCTCAAGATTGGCTGGCgttctcttgttcttcttcttgataTTCTGCTTTTGCTGTCTTTCTCCTTGGATTTTTAGGTGTTTTAATGGAGGCTGCCTTGTGatgttctccttctcctcctcctccttcttctcttccaaGTGGGaactattttctttattttgttgCAGTTTATTGATTCCTTGAATGTCATAGGAAATCTTCTAAGTCTTGAACATCTCAATTATGCAGGGAGTGAGGAAATCAAAACTCCTTTATCCATGGCTTAGGCTGATggtgtcttctttttcttcttgttataACATCAAGATTATTCAGTAATAGAAGGAGATATCTCTTCGCAAAAAGGGCTAGTAGCTTgagtctttttccttttctttttcttttccttctaatAGTTTGATTAGGTGAAAATTGAAATGTCTGTTTATGCCTTAGGTAATAGCACTGTTTTTGTAGTTTCAAGTATAAGGGCAGCCAAGCATCAAGCGACTGTTATTCTCGGAAAGTTAGCTTATTCCAAAATCAAAATGTGCTGAAGGGCCATGTCAGAGGGAGCAGAATGGTAGAAAATGCAGTCCTTTCAGCTAATACCTGGTGATAGTTCACATGTATCACCATACTAAGTTTTTGAGAGTGGAGTTCGCAGTCATCTAGAGAACAGGATGCCTCAAGGTCCCTCTCATATCATTgtaatttttattcttttcttgtgCGTGCAATGGACAAAGGACAGTaacattaaaatctaatttatagCAACGCATTAAGGGAGTcaaattccttttttttgttacttttctCCCCTTTCTTTATCATTATACATGCCTTTTGAGTGATTATTTTGCTTTTACATAAGAAGTCTCTAGAAATCTCTGACATCTGGTTCCCCATTTCTTCTATTTAGTTCATTTTTTGTAAAATTATCTATATATGCAATTCACTTGTATGACTGCTAATCAGCTTATGCTTTAgtcttattttttttcccttcattcTCTCATTGTTGTATTGCTCCAGCAGTTATGTATTTGCAATCCAACCCTGGCGGAATCACCATTTTTGGATGGACGGTCGACCGTGCATTGATAAATACAATCTTCTTCCTTGAGCTGACGCTGGTTTTATTTGTGCTTGGCATAACCATAGTCTTTCCTTCCAAGTGATGTATGATTATTCAAAAGCTTCGTCATAGTATTGATGCTAGTTATCAATTCACATACACATTTTAAGAAAGAACCATGAGAGAGGATACATCTCACCTTCTGGAGGGGACTTATGTTGCAACATTTTTGCATGTAGTTTATGTGTCACACTAGCACTCCTTGTATAATAGACTAGCAGTGGGGTACGTGTACAACCATAATGCTCGGCACCGGAACAGAGTCCATTTTTGGCAGACAGAGACAGGTAATACAGGCTTCTTCCTcatgtgcatgcatgcaaaaGCTCTGGTCCATGCTGTAAATATATGATTTGTAAACCAATCGACATCCCTTTTTATTTAGTAATAATAAAATCTCCGGGTTGTAAATTCTTGCAAAATTACTCATCATCTTTGCACTAAATATATGATCAACAAACACATGGACATTCTTTTTCCTTGCaatgccaacaattcttttatTTTCCAGACATCCGTTGAGATCATGTTGGCTAAAACTATttatttgttaatttttttttctttagtcaTCAAATATATAAGCTTATTTGACAATGCTGCAAGGCTGCTTGGCATTCTGGGAGGTTAAGGCACCAAACATCTATTCATAAAGTAGATCATGCCAATGGAGCTAGAGTACCTTGGACCCTTGGAagctcttctcttttttggcaGAATCGGACCATTGAGCAACCATAACATGATTTTTCAGGGGAAATTGACTTAGcagcaaaaatttaaaatatatatgcatatatattctAATTGGTTGATTCCAGACCCTCCAGTAGAATACCAGAATGCAGATGACCTTTTATTCAGCAAAATTAGCTGAACCAGGATATGGCTGCATGCAATCAATGTTTCTTCAGGAGATGCGGACGAACCGAGCTCAGAGTTCATCGTAATGCTGCACCAGATCAGATTATGCTAGCAGATCTTCTTATGTTACTCGTTGTTTCAGAAGAGAAAAGGCACTTGAGGGTTTAATTATTGTTCAAACCACACTTTTTGACGACAAGAACTGGTTTGACCGATCTTGATATCTTATGGAATCTGGATGATTATAAAAGGAAGCCATGCAACCTGcgatttatttacttatttatttttttttaagtttgaaCACAAGAATAACACATTTAGTTCTAAGTAGGTcaaaacaaaaatagatccagggAGCTAAAAGAATCATTATTTTCTCACTGGCATTATGAGTTTCAAGGTCATATGCACTACCACCAAAATTTTGTAGACAAAAAAGAATCTTCTATTGTGAGCTCTCAATGTTCTCTTGCAAATAATATATGACTTGCTCTTGCTATTGCTTTCTAATTTTTG
This is a stretch of genomic DNA from Phoenix dactylifera cultivar Barhee BC4 chromosome 9, palm_55x_up_171113_PBpolish2nd_filt_p, whole genome shotgun sequence. It encodes these proteins:
- the LOC103705753 gene encoding uncharacterized protein LOC103705753, producing the protein MGENSETPTLAEDPPPPPPLLRPPSLPRPPSRVPLLEPDETLLGPALCRLVSFLAALGFHHRSSLMALVLSGFAFALLGIAVPVASICLSRCSGESCEEYQVERFEICVFVSDSSLAAISLICISRNLFKYGIRRFLFVDQHHGQTERFQKEYFRKIQDFFCLLLWWILPCLVVKITREIFRFVYIFHESIWKSIVVLLASIISWAYLIIIFLSACTLFNLVCNLQVIHFEDYSKLLERDADALVYLEEHTTGYGGKVNFTNAGGLAVSSVVQVVGVVLCLHAAAKISHRAQGVASVASRWHALITCSSCDSSQMRTTNSSANLEVIPANLLLADYSESDLESLDSAAVQSNSQLVSYMSSYHKRQALVMYLQSNPGGITIFGWTVDRALINTIFFLELTLVLFVLGITIVFPSK